A genomic window from Paramormyrops kingsleyae isolate MSU_618 chromosome 23, PKINGS_0.4, whole genome shotgun sequence includes:
- the LOC111854261 gene encoding prolyl endopeptidase-like — protein sequence MRWKFCFHFRFEQESDQQEGTVVLKTLPGERTDRRTRRALLVTMAFEYPAIRRDDSKVDMYHGVKVPDPYAWLEDPDSEETKAFVEEQNKLTMPYLEQCAIREKFHQRLTDLFDYPKYSCPYKRGDRYFYFHNQGLQNQDVLYVQDSLDEPASVFFDPNKLSEDGTVALKMARLSEECEYFAYGLSSAGSDWVTVHFMRATDLTPLPDTLERVKFSCLAWTHDARGIFYNCYPQQDGKADGTETTSNLNQKLYYHVIGTSQSEDTLVAEFPDHPKWHSGVTVSDDGRYAVLSITEGCEPVNQLWYCDLQQLPNGITGLLPWVKLVNNFEAQYTYITNEGSVFTFRTNLQAPRYRVINIDLQKPEPDNWRSLIPQHDKDVLGFVSCINQNFLLVNYMHDVKDVLQLVELSSGDLLKNLPLDVGTVVGLSCKKKHADFFYKFTSFTTPGIIYHCDLSLPSPEPTIFRQVEVKGIDRTDYETIQVFYPSKDGTKIPMFLVHARGIQKDGSHPVFLYGYGGFENCIQPYYNVAYLLFVRHVGGILAVANIRGGGEYGQTWHKAGSLGKKQNCFDDFQCAAEYLIREGYTSASRIAINGASNGGLLVGACVNQRPELFGCAVAEVGVMDMLKFHKFTIGHAWTTDYGCADDPEQFQWLIEYSPLHNLPPAPYQGLPYPAMLLLTADHDDRVVPLHTLKYCATLQYSVGNSPVQTQPLMVRVDTRSGHGAGKPTAKAILEYTHIFSFIAQTLGLSWKE from the exons ATGCGGTGGAAGTTTTGCTTCCACTTTCGCTTTGAGCAGGAGTCAGATCAGCAGGAAGGTACCGTGGTTCTGAAGACGCTGCCCGGGGaacggacagacagacggacacgCAGAGCACTCTTGGTCACCATGGCTTTCGAGTACCCAGCCATCCGCAGGGACGACAGCAAG GTGGACATGTATCACGGCGTGAAGGTGCCTGACCCTTATGCTTGGTTGGAGGACCCCGACAGCGAGGAGACCAAG GCCTTCGTGGAGGAGCAGAACAAGCTGACCATGCCCTACCTGGAGCAGTGCGCCATCAGGGAGAAGTTCCACCAGCGGCTGACGGATCTTTTTGACTATCCTAAGTACAGCTGTCCCTACAAACGGGGAGACAG GTACTTCTACTTCCACAATCAGGGCCTGCAGAATCAGGACGTTCTTTATGTCCAAGACTCTCTGGATGAACCTGCCTCTGTCTTCTTTGACCCAAACAAGCTTTCTGAGGACGGAACCGTCGCCTTGAAGA TGGCCCGCCTCTCGGAGGAGTGTGAGTACTTTGCCTATGGGCTGAGCTCTGCCGGTTCTGACTGGGTAACTGTGCACTTCATGAGAGCCACGGACCTGACACCCCTCCCCGACACCCTGGAAAGGGTTAAGTTCAGCTGCCTGGCCTGGACCCACGATGCCCGCGGCATCTTCTACAATTGCTACCCCCAACAGGATGGCAAGGCTGATG GCACAGAGACCACCTCTAACCTCAACCAGAAGCTCTACTACCATGTGATAggcaccagccaatcagaagacaCCCTGGTGGCGGAGTTTCCAGACCACCCCAAGTGGCATAGTGGGGTCACG GTGTCCGACGACGGCAGGTACGCCGTGCTGTCCATCACCGAGGGCTGTGAGCCCGTCAACCAGCTGTGGTACTGCGACCTACAGCAACTGCCCAATGGAATCACAG GCCTGCTGCCGTGGGTGAAGCTCGTGAATAACTTTGAGGCGCAGTACACCTACATCACCAACGAGGGCAGCGTCTTCACCTTCCGCACCAATCTGCAGGCGCCCCGGTATAGAGTCATCAACATCGACCTGCAGAAACCTGAGCCAGATAACTGGAGAAGCCTCATTCCGCAGCACGATAAGGATGTGCTGG gTTTCGTGTCGTGTATCAATCAGAACTTCCTGCTGGTGAACTACATGCATGACGTGAAGGACGTCCTGCAGCTCGTTGAGCTGTCATCAGGGGATCTGCTGAAGAACCTGCCTCTGGACGTGGGCACCGTGGTAGGCCTCAGCTGCAAGAAGAAACACGCCGACTTCTTCTACAAGTTTACATCCTTCACCACCCCAG GGATTATCTATCACTGCGACCTAAGCCTGCCATCTCCGGAGCCCACAATCTTCAGACAGGTGGAGGTGAAGGGCATCGACAGGACCGACTATGAGACCATCCAG GTGTTCTACCCCAGCAAGGATGGCACCAAGATCCCCATGTTCCTGGTGCATGCTCGTGGCATCCAGAAGGACGGCTCGCACCCCGTGTTCCTCTACGGATACGGCGGCTTTGAAAACTGTATTCAGCCCTACTACAA TGTGGCCTACTTGCTGTTCGTGAGACATGTGGGGGGCATCCTGGCTGTGGCCAACATTCGGGGAGGAGGAGAATATGGACAAACCTGGCACAAAG CTGGTTCCcttgggaaaaaacaaaactgcttTGACGATTTCCAGTGTGCGGCGGAGTACCTGATCCGTGAGGGTTACACATCTGCCAGTCGAATTGCCATCAACGGGGCCTCAAACGGGGGTCTGCTCGTGG GGGCCTGTGTGAACCAGAGGCCAGAGCTCTTCGGTTGTGCTGTGGCTGAGGTGGGCGTCATGGACATGCTCAAGTTTCACAAGTTCACTATTGGCCATGCCTGGACAACCGACTACGGCTGTGCGGACGATCCTGAACAATTCCAGTGGCTGATAGA GTACTCCCCCCTGCACAACTTGCCTCCCGCCCCGTATCAGGGCCTCCCCTATCCCGCTATGCTGCTGCTCACAGCTGACCATGACGACCGTGTGGTTCCTCTGCACACACTGAAGTATTGCGCCACCCTGCAGTACAGTGTGGGGAACAGCCCGGTGCAGACGCAGCCGCTGATGGTTCGGGTGGACACCCGCAGCGGGCATGGCGCGGGCAAGCCCACCGCCAAGGCCATCCTGGAGTACACCCATATCTTCTCCTTCATTGCACAGACCCTGGGCCTCTCATGGAAGGAGTAA